In the Drosophila takahashii strain IR98-3 E-12201 chromosome 3R, DtakHiC1v2, whole genome shotgun sequence genome, one interval contains:
- the LOC108065320 gene encoding uncharacterized protein isoform X1: MKCREPRLKSCCCCVNLRAGCSFLAVFEICSSILGLFAGEGARLLVLGRAAYMMHFIGSIFLLISSFLQIEVLVFIYLVTNIVHLIFSTAFIIDYGVSCGFCTLEAIPVVITLLFSIYFWLVAFSYWRRLRWENNPENDD, from the exons ATGAAATGTCGAGAACCCAGGTTAAAGTCGTGCTGTTGCTGCGTAAATCTGAGGGCCGGCTGCAGTTTCCTGGCAGTTTTCGAGATCTGCTCATCGATCCTGGGTCTTTTTGCGGGAGAAG GTGCTCGGTTGTTGGTGCTTGGCCGAGCTGCCTATATGATGCATTTCATCGGCTCAATTTTCCTTCTGATAAGCAGTTTCTTG CAGATCGAAGTGCTGGTCTTCATCTATTTGGTGACCAATATAGTTCATCTAATCTTTTCCACCGCCTTCATCATCGACTACGGAGTGAGCTGCGGTTTCTGCACCCTGGAAGCCATTCCTGTTGTTATCACCCTGC TTTTCAGCATATATTTCTGGCTGGTGGCATTCTCCTATTGGCGACGCCTTCGATGGGAAAACAATCCCGAAAACGACGACTAA
- the LOC108065320 gene encoding uncharacterized protein isoform X2 — protein MKCREPRLKSCCCCVNLRAGCSFLAVFEICSSILGLFAGEGARLLVLGRAAYMMHFIGSIFLLISSFLIEVLVFIYLVTNIVHLIFSTAFIIDYGVSCGFCTLEAIPVVITLLFSIYFWLVAFSYWRRLRWENNPENDD, from the exons ATGAAATGTCGAGAACCCAGGTTAAAGTCGTGCTGTTGCTGCGTAAATCTGAGGGCCGGCTGCAGTTTCCTGGCAGTTTTCGAGATCTGCTCATCGATCCTGGGTCTTTTTGCGGGAGAAG GTGCTCGGTTGTTGGTGCTTGGCCGAGCTGCCTATATGATGCATTTCATCGGCTCAATTTTCCTTCTGATAAGCAGTTTCTTG ATCGAAGTGCTGGTCTTCATCTATTTGGTGACCAATATAGTTCATCTAATCTTTTCCACCGCCTTCATCATCGACTACGGAGTGAGCTGCGGTTTCTGCACCCTGGAAGCCATTCCTGTTGTTATCACCCTGC TTTTCAGCATATATTTCTGGCTGGTGGCATTCTCCTATTGGCGACGCCTTCGATGGGAAAACAATCCCGAAAACGACGACTAA
- the LOC108065320 gene encoding uncharacterized protein isoform X3, translating to MMHFIGSIFLLISSFLQIEVLVFIYLVTNIVHLIFSTAFIIDYGVSCGFCTLEAIPVVITLLFSIYFWLVAFSYWRRLRWENNPENDD from the exons ATGATGCATTTCATCGGCTCAATTTTCCTTCTGATAAGCAGTTTCTTG CAGATCGAAGTGCTGGTCTTCATCTATTTGGTGACCAATATAGTTCATCTAATCTTTTCCACCGCCTTCATCATCGACTACGGAGTGAGCTGCGGTTTCTGCACCCTGGAAGCCATTCCTGTTGTTATCACCCTGC TTTTCAGCATATATTTCTGGCTGGTGGCATTCTCCTATTGGCGACGCCTTCGATGGGAAAACAATCCCGAAAACGACGACTAA
- the LOC108065320 gene encoding uncharacterized protein isoform X4, which produces MMHFIGSIFLLISSFLIEVLVFIYLVTNIVHLIFSTAFIIDYGVSCGFCTLEAIPVVITLLFSIYFWLVAFSYWRRLRWENNPENDD; this is translated from the exons ATGATGCATTTCATCGGCTCAATTTTCCTTCTGATAAGCAGTTTCTTG ATCGAAGTGCTGGTCTTCATCTATTTGGTGACCAATATAGTTCATCTAATCTTTTCCACCGCCTTCATCATCGACTACGGAGTGAGCTGCGGTTTCTGCACCCTGGAAGCCATTCCTGTTGTTATCACCCTGC TTTTCAGCATATATTTCTGGCTGGTGGCATTCTCCTATTGGCGACGCCTTCGATGGGAAAACAATCCCGAAAACGACGACTAA